The Balaenoptera acutorostrata chromosome 15, mBalAcu1.1, whole genome shotgun sequence genome contains a region encoding:
- the KIF22 gene encoding kinesin-like protein KIF22 — MERRAQGRSRMDAGVPVRRRREMAAATSGASRCRLSKVGAGRRPPPARVRVAVRLRPFVDGTAGENDTPCVRGLDSCSLEIANWRNHQETLKYQFDAFYGERSSQQDIYAGSVQPILRHLLEGQNASVLAYGPTGAGKTHTMLGSPEQPGVIPRALMDLLQLTREESAEGRPWALSVTMSYLEIYQEKVLDLLEPSSGDLVIREDCRGNILIPGLTQKPITSFADFERHFLPASRNRTVGATRLNQRSSRSHAVLLVKVDQRERLAPFRQREGKLYLIDLAGSEDNRRTGNKGLRLKESGAINTSLFVLGKVVDALNQGLPRVPYRDSKLTRLLQDSLGGSAHSILIANIAPERRFYLDTVSALNFAARSKEVINRPFTNESLQLHVLAPIKLSKKELLGPSEAKRARGPEEEETGSPEPPAAASSASQKLSPLQKLSSMDPAMVERLLSLDRLLGSQGSQGTPLLSTPRRERMVLMKTVEAKDLEIERLKMKQKELEAKVLAQEAADPKEKENYSPTMLRPLARRTVTVAKPLKKAVVMPLQLIQEQAAYPSAEIHILKKKGRKRKLESLDASEPEERGEDCWELQISPELLAHGRQKILDLLNEGSARDLRSLQRIGQKKAQLIVGWRELHGPFSQVEDLERVEGITGKQMESFLKANILGLAAGQRCGPS, encoded by the exons GAGCCAGTCGCTGTCGGCTAAGCAAGGTGGGAGCTGGCCGGCGCCCACCTCCAGCTCGAGTAAGGGTAGCTGTGCGACTGCGGCCATTTGTGGATGGAACAGCTGGAGAAAATGATACCCCCTGTGTACGGGGCCTGGACAGCTGTTCTTTAGAGATTGCCAACTGGAGGAACCACCAGGAGACTCTCAAATACCA GTTTGATGCTTTCTATGGGGAGAGGAGCTCTCAGCAGGACATCTATGCAGGATCAGTGCAGCCCATCCTAAGGCACCTGTTGGAAGGGCAGAATGCCAGTGTGCTTGCCTATGGGCCCACAGGAGCAG GGAAGACGCACACAATGCTGGGCAGCCCAGAGCAACCTGGGGTGATTCCCCGGGCTCTCATGGACCTCCTACAGCTCACAAGGGAGGAGAGCGCTGAGGGCCGACCATGGGCCCTCTCTGTCACTATGTCCTATTTAGAGATCTACCAGGAAAAG GTATTAGACCTCTTGGAACCTTCATCAGGAGACCTGGTGATCCGAGAAGACTGCCGAGGAAACATCCTGATTCCGGGCCTCACGCAGAAGCCCATCACTAGCTTTGCTGATTTTGAGCGGCATTTCCTGCCAGCCAGTCGAAATCGGACAGTAGGAGCCACCCGGCTCAACCAGCGCTCCTCCCGCAGTCACGCTGTGCTCCTGGTTAAG GTGGATCAGCGGGAACGTTTGGCCCCATTTCGCCAGCGGGAGGGAAAACTCTACCTGATTGACTTGGCTGGCTCAGAGGACAACCGGCGCACAGGCAACAAGGGCCTGCGGCTGAAGGAGAGTGGAGCCATCAACACCTCCCTCTTTGTACTGGGCAAGGTGGTCGATGCGCTGAACCAGGGCCTCCCTCGGGTGCCCTACCGGGACAGCAAGCTTACTCGCCTGTTGCAG GACTCTCTGGGTGGCTCGGCCCACAGCATCCTGATCGCCAACATTGCCCCTGAGAGACGCTTCTACCTAGACACAGTCTCTGCACTCAACTTTGCAGCCAGGTCCAAGGAGGTGATCAATCGGCCTTTTACCAATGAGAGCTTACAGCTTCATg TCTTGGCACCTATTAAACTGTCTAAGAAAGAACTGCTAGGCCCATCAGAAGCAAAGAGAGCCCGAGGCCCTGAGGAAGAGGAGACTGGGAGCCCTGAACCCCCAGCAGCAGCATCTTCTGCCTCCCAGAAACTCAG CCCCCTACAGAAGCTAAGTAGCATGGACCCAGCTATGGTGGAGCGCCTTCTAAGCTTGGACcgtctgctgggctcccaggggaGCCAGGGGACCCCTCTGCTGAGCACCCCGAGGCGAGAGCGGATGGTGCTTATGAAGACAGTGGAGGCGAAGGATCTGGAAATTGAG AGGCTTAAGATGAAGCAAAAAGAACTGGAAGCCAAGGTGCTGGCCCAGGAGGCTGCAGACCCGAAGGAGAAAGAGAACTACTCTCCCACAATGCTCCGACCCCTTGCCCGCCGCACAGTCACAGTGGCTAAGCCCCTCAAAAAGGCTGTGGTGATGCCCCTACAACTGA TTCAGGAGCAGGCAGCATACCCAAGTGCCGAGATCCATATCTTGAAGAAGAAAGGCCGGAAGAGAAAG CTGGAGTCCCTGGATGCCTCAGAGCCGGAGGAGAGGGGTGAGGACTGCTGGGAGCTACAGATCAGCCCGGAGCTACTGGCCCATGGGCGCCAAAAAATATTAGATCTGCTGAATGAAGGGTCAGCCCGGGATCTGCGCAGCCTGCAGCGCATTGGCCAAAAGAAGGCTCAGCTCATCGTGGGCTGGAGAGAGCTCCACGGGCCCTTCAGCCAG GTGGAGGACCTGGAACGCGTGGAGGGCATAACCGGGAAACAGATGGAGTCGTTCCTGAAG GCGAACATCCTGGGTCTTGCCGCGGGCCAGCGCTGCGGGCCCTCCTGA